The Thermoplasma acidophilum DSM 1728 genome includes a window with the following:
- the carA gene encoding glutamine-hydrolyzing carbamoyl-phosphate synthase small subunit — protein MEKVEMKRYLITSDGTVIAGYGYGSPVTGYGELVFTTSMTGYLESMTDPSYVGQILVFASPTIANYELRKGVMESDRVKVSGIVTRDAHINMPAGTLGLDFDRFLRDEGIPAIDGVDTRLLVRKIRQGGVLRAYIADDPQGHSDFPDPMSENLVARAVDARGVKNIRGKGERRILFIDLGSKKTLRDMMLEHFSLIMASADSDLDAIDKYDAIFVSNGPGDPDHPSLRPVVNFLKRNIGVKPIFGICFGLQIIALAYGSKTYKMKFGHRGSNHAVTDGNRIYVTTHNHGYAVDPDTVRDFHVRERDINDGTIEMIEDGMMMAVQYHPEASPGPHDTRWFFSEMRRRTEDAAKG, from the coding sequence GTGGAAAAGGTTGAAATGAAGCGATACTTGATCACCAGCGACGGGACCGTGATAGCAGGTTATGGTTACGGTTCCCCCGTCACAGGGTATGGAGAGCTTGTTTTCACCACCTCGATGACCGGTTATCTCGAGAGTATGACGGATCCGTCATACGTGGGCCAGATCCTCGTGTTTGCGTCGCCTACGATAGCGAATTACGAACTGCGCAAGGGCGTGATGGAGAGCGACAGGGTGAAGGTATCTGGCATCGTGACCAGGGACGCTCACATAAACATGCCGGCCGGGACCCTTGGCCTGGACTTCGACCGTTTTCTGAGGGACGAGGGGATACCGGCCATAGACGGGGTTGACACCAGGCTTCTTGTGCGGAAGATAAGGCAGGGCGGCGTCCTCAGGGCATACATAGCGGACGATCCTCAGGGCCATTCTGATTTCCCCGATCCCATGTCCGAGAATCTTGTTGCCAGGGCCGTTGACGCCAGGGGCGTGAAGAACATCAGGGGTAAAGGCGAAAGGAGGATACTTTTCATCGATCTTGGTTCGAAGAAAACGCTGAGAGATATGATGCTGGAACACTTCTCCCTGATAATGGCTTCTGCGGATTCCGATCTTGATGCCATCGATAAATACGATGCCATATTCGTGTCCAACGGGCCCGGCGATCCCGATCATCCGTCGCTGAGGCCGGTGGTGAATTTTCTGAAGAGGAACATAGGCGTGAAGCCAATCTTCGGAATATGCTTCGGGCTGCAGATAATAGCGCTGGCATACGGATCGAAGACGTACAAGATGAAGTTCGGCCACAGGGGATCGAACCATGCGGTCACGGATGGGAACCGCATATACGTAACGACGCACAACCACGGGTACGCCGTGGACCCGGATACCGTGAGGGACTTCCATGTCAGGGAGCGCGACATAAACGACGGCACAATCGAGATGATCGAGGACGGGATGATGATGGCCGTGCAGTACCATCCGGAAGCTTCGCCCGGTCCGCACGACACCAGGTGGTTCTTTTCTGAGATGAGGAGGAGGACGGAGGATGCCGCGAAGGGATGA
- a CDS encoding APC family permease, producing MMNEDTNFGNAKLRRSLGMWDLFFLSITGMIGSGWLFAALDAADYVGPASIFTWIIAALFFFVIALTYAELSGIIPYSGSIVRFNQYSHGSMSNFLIGWAYLIGAVSTVTVEAISVVTYTSTYMPQFYNSSAGVLTPLGILVSIVLIGFFFFIQFIGVNVYGKLNTIMTAWKLAIPVITVVLIMSLSFNPRNFYVAHGFLPYGSAAIFAALIPSGVVYAFEGFRQGIEYAGEARNPQRDVPISLIAAMLATIGIYVALEIAFIGSIKWGAIGISPGDWAALSTSSWASGPFYYATKYSGVLILSVFAVVILIDAFISPFASLGVYEGTSARSFYGMARLNVIPEFFGSIHPRFRTPWVGLIFTLILSSLFLAPFPSWYLIVGINASFTVYAYLSAGITNTVIRKNAPDIHRPFRLPAASVLSPIAFVVASMLVYWSGFSIIDFLILVVYAGLPLILLSKFREKLNLSLRASIIISAVYWILIAVVGFSGYTGRLPFVYYWPLISAIPSATFAYAYLKSRSIEIVSSVWIIVYNILIGAVSYYGSLGTGVIAYPYDYAIFAVISLGIYFLAVRTGYSTEELKNLVTYGPVAE from the coding sequence ATGATGAATGAAGATACGAATTTCGGAAATGCAAAGCTGAGGAGAAGCCTGGGCATGTGGGACCTCTTCTTTCTGTCCATCACGGGAATGATCGGATCCGGGTGGCTATTCGCCGCCCTGGACGCTGCGGACTACGTCGGGCCGGCGTCCATATTCACATGGATCATAGCTGCCCTCTTCTTCTTCGTGATAGCGCTGACCTATGCCGAACTCTCCGGCATTATCCCCTATTCCGGATCGATAGTGAGGTTCAACCAGTACTCCCACGGTTCCATGTCCAACTTCCTGATCGGGTGGGCGTACCTCATCGGTGCGGTGTCCACCGTCACCGTTGAGGCCATATCCGTGGTCACGTACACGTCAACGTACATGCCGCAGTTCTACAACAGCAGCGCCGGCGTTCTGACGCCGCTGGGCATACTCGTCTCGATAGTGCTGATCGGTTTCTTCTTCTTCATACAGTTCATCGGTGTCAACGTCTACGGAAAACTGAACACAATAATGACAGCGTGGAAGCTTGCCATACCGGTCATAACGGTCGTCCTCATCATGTCGCTGTCGTTTAACCCGAGAAACTTCTATGTGGCGCACGGTTTCCTGCCCTACGGTTCCGCCGCAATATTCGCCGCGCTGATACCCAGCGGCGTTGTTTACGCGTTCGAGGGCTTCAGGCAGGGGATAGAGTACGCGGGGGAGGCCAGGAATCCGCAGAGGGACGTGCCGATAAGCCTCATCGCTGCCATGCTGGCGACAATAGGCATATACGTGGCGCTCGAGATCGCCTTCATCGGTTCCATAAAATGGGGCGCCATAGGCATAAGCCCGGGCGACTGGGCAGCCCTCAGCACCTCTTCCTGGGCCTCAGGGCCGTTCTACTACGCCACCAAATATTCCGGCGTCCTGATACTGTCGGTATTCGCAGTTGTGATACTCATCGATGCCTTCATATCCCCGTTCGCATCGCTCGGTGTCTACGAGGGCACATCGGCCAGGTCTTTCTACGGCATGGCCAGGCTCAACGTCATACCTGAATTCTTCGGGTCGATACACCCCAGGTTCAGGACGCCATGGGTCGGCCTGATCTTCACGCTCATACTCTCATCGCTCTTCCTTGCGCCGTTCCCGAGCTGGTACCTGATCGTGGGAATCAACGCGTCGTTCACCGTCTACGCCTACCTCTCCGCCGGAATAACCAACACGGTGATAAGGAAGAACGCGCCAGATATACACAGGCCATTCAGGCTCCCAGCAGCCTCCGTACTCAGCCCCATAGCGTTCGTCGTCGCATCCATGCTTGTCTACTGGTCCGGATTCTCCATAATCGATTTCCTCATACTGGTTGTTTACGCCGGCCTGCCGCTGATACTGCTCAGCAAGTTCAGGGAGAAGCTGAACCTCAGCCTGCGGGCATCGATAATAATATCGGCAGTGTACTGGATACTCATTGCAGTTGTCGGCTTCTCCGGCTACACCGGGAGGCTGCCCTTCGTATACTACTGGCCGCTGATCTCCGCAATACCATCGGCGACCTTCGCCTACGCATACCTGAAGTCCAGGTCGATAGAGATCGTATCATCGGTGTGGATCATAGTGTACAACATACTGATCGGGGCAGTCTCGTACTACGGATCGCTTGGCACAGGCGTCATCGCATATCCGTACGATTATGCGATATTTGCGGTCATAAGCCTGGGCATCTACTTCCTCGCCGTGCGCACGGGATACAGCACCGAGGAACTGAAGAACCTCGTCACCTACGGCCCCGTGGCCGAGTGA
- a CDS encoding MFS transporter, whose amino-acid sequence MDVTSGVAKLHGTPSIRGRGPILLTTSIGSFLTPFLSSAAAFAVPSIGRYFHLSFIQAAIIPMVLLIPLASMMIFLGKFADAVGRVLIFRMGFMVFMAFSLVAAFSRSYTMLLASLFMVGFGSAALSTNGTAIVSYIFSRGGRGFALGINAMAVYLGLTFAPFLGGTLIEAYDWQSVFYFSAGMAVVGYAVSMFSLRSIDMRGRRSREIPQAGLFMASLLSITSFAALGYFFGYLRLIYLIVIGLILLGIFVYREIRSDVQVIPRQMVSGNRTFVASNITALLNYLSTFSIVFVFSIYLQAILRITPFISGLIILPEPVMMVLLSPVAGRLSDRYGSRVIASLGMIIIGASFIYLFVYAGRDIRVIMASLAVIGVGFGLFSAPNTNSVMSSIDPMFSGIGSGFLGTMRFLGQLFSIIMASSILSSYIPRELVSGIFSGAVVSIDPAYAADFVHGFRIVMIVSGILSLAGAYTSLLKNRGR is encoded by the coding sequence ATGGACGTAACTTCTGGAGTCGCCAAATTACATGGAACGCCTTCGATAAGAGGTAGGGGCCCCATACTCCTGACAACATCCATAGGATCGTTCCTGACCCCGTTTCTCTCAAGCGCGGCGGCGTTCGCTGTCCCAAGCATAGGCCGGTACTTCCACCTGTCGTTCATACAGGCTGCGATCATCCCCATGGTCCTCCTGATACCGCTGGCATCCATGATGATATTCCTGGGGAAGTTCGCCGATGCCGTGGGCCGCGTGCTGATATTCAGGATGGGCTTCATGGTGTTCATGGCCTTCTCTCTGGTGGCCGCCTTCTCCCGATCGTACACCATGCTCCTTGCCTCCCTGTTCATGGTCGGCTTCGGGTCCGCCGCCCTGAGCACAAACGGAACGGCCATCGTGAGCTACATATTCTCCCGTGGCGGCCGTGGCTTCGCGCTGGGCATAAACGCCATGGCCGTCTACCTCGGCCTCACGTTCGCCCCGTTCCTGGGCGGCACCCTCATAGAGGCATACGACTGGCAGTCCGTGTTCTACTTCTCCGCTGGCATGGCCGTCGTGGGATACGCGGTCTCCATGTTCAGCCTGAGATCGATAGACATGAGGGGCCGAAGATCGCGCGAGATACCGCAGGCCGGCCTGTTCATGGCCTCTCTTCTGTCCATAACATCATTCGCAGCCCTGGGGTACTTCTTCGGATACCTCCGCCTGATCTATCTCATCGTTATCGGCCTCATCCTTCTGGGCATCTTCGTGTACAGGGAGATCCGATCCGATGTGCAGGTCATACCGAGGCAGATGGTCTCAGGCAACAGGACCTTCGTTGCCTCGAACATAACGGCGCTGCTGAATTACCTGAGCACGTTCTCGATAGTCTTCGTCTTCTCCATATACCTGCAGGCAATACTCAGGATAACGCCGTTCATATCAGGCCTCATAATACTGCCGGAGCCAGTGATGATGGTGCTCCTGTCGCCTGTTGCTGGCCGGCTATCAGACCGCTACGGATCGAGGGTGATAGCGTCTCTCGGCATGATAATCATAGGTGCATCGTTCATCTACCTCTTCGTCTATGCCGGAAGGGACATACGCGTGATCATGGCATCCCTGGCGGTCATAGGCGTGGGCTTCGGCCTCTTCTCTGCACCGAACACCAATTCAGTCATGAGCTCCATAGACCCGATGTTTTCCGGCATCGGTTCTGGGTTCCTCGGCACGATGCGGTTCCTCGGGCAGCTGTTCAGCATAATAATGGCCTCATCGATACTCTCATCGTACATCCCCAGGGAGCTCGTGTCAGGAATATTTTCCGGTGCCGTAGTATCCATAGATCCGGCCTATGCTGCTGACTTCGTGCACGGCTTCAGGATCGTGATGATCGTATCGGGAATTCTGAGCCTTGCCGGCGCCTACACATCGCTGCTCAAGAACAGGGGGAGATGA
- a CDS encoding endonuclease III domain-containing protein, which produces MRENRSEEAVRTIIGRIREAVPAHRFVFRDPFWMLITTVLSQRTKDETTDEAARSLYEKYRDIDGLADADPDEVGRIISKVGFWRVKSRKVVEIARIIRDRYNYRVPDSIDELVSLPGVGLKTAKVVLAEGFNRPAIAVDTHVFRISHRIGWSSARTPEETSEELERIIPVDLQVGFNPMMVEFGKAICRPVRPLCDRCPVSEYCRYYEEKVKDSEK; this is translated from the coding sequence ATGAGGGAGAACAGGAGCGAGGAGGCCGTCCGCACCATTATAGGCAGGATAAGGGAAGCTGTGCCGGCCCACAGGTTCGTCTTCAGGGATCCGTTCTGGATGCTCATAACAACCGTGCTCTCGCAGAGGACCAAGGACGAGACCACGGATGAGGCCGCAAGATCCCTTTATGAAAAGTACAGGGACATCGACGGCCTTGCGGACGCCGATCCGGATGAGGTCGGCCGTATAATCAGCAAGGTCGGGTTCTGGCGCGTGAAGAGCCGGAAGGTAGTCGAAATAGCGAGGATAATAAGAGATCGCTATAACTACAGGGTTCCTGACAGCATCGATGAACTCGTATCGCTCCCCGGCGTCGGCCTCAAGACCGCGAAGGTCGTGCTGGCGGAGGGCTTCAACAGGCCGGCAATAGCGGTCGATACGCACGTATTCAGGATATCCCACAGGATCGGCTGGTCATCGGCCAGAACGCCGGAGGAAACATCGGAAGAACTGGAAAGGATCATACCGGTCGATCTGCAGGTTGGCTTCAATCCCATGATGGTTGAGTTCGGAAAGGCCATATGCAGGCCAGTTCGCCCTCTATGCGACAGATGCCCGGTATCGGAGTACTGCAGGTACTACGAGGAAAAGGTGAAAGATTCAGAAAAATAG
- the sfsA gene encoding DNA/RNA nuclease SfsA: MLDRPAGYPVMRFEGLIGARILKRINRFAVQIDVEGRTELAHLHDPGRLLEIVYPGNEVLVRRTDGPKLKWRIEFGKINGRYVLIDSGLHSDIARRFLPEGAVPEVRVGRKRIDFRYGDDYIEVKGCTLMANGIAMFPDAPTKRGLEHLKTLETLASSGYRSHVMMIITRDDVRCFYPNFETDPKFAEAFLRLVPAYVKAHFLTFGFDGLYLRYAGSIGLCADVGHGTNGRL, from the coding sequence GTGCTGGATAGGCCCGCAGGATATCCTGTGATGCGGTTTGAGGGTCTGATAGGAGCGAGAATTTTGAAGAGGATCAACAGGTTCGCCGTACAGATCGATGTGGAAGGCAGGACGGAACTGGCGCATCTGCACGATCCTGGCAGGCTTCTGGAGATCGTTTATCCCGGAAATGAGGTCCTTGTGAGGAGGACGGATGGCCCAAAGCTGAAATGGAGGATTGAGTTCGGGAAGATCAACGGAAGATACGTGTTAATAGATTCCGGGCTGCACTCGGATATAGCCAGAAGGTTCCTTCCCGAGGGCGCGGTTCCAGAGGTCAGGGTTGGAAGGAAACGAATAGATTTCAGGTACGGGGACGATTACATAGAGGTCAAGGGGTGCACCCTCATGGCGAACGGAATCGCCATGTTTCCAGACGCTCCTACGAAGAGGGGCCTGGAACACCTGAAGACGCTCGAAACGCTCGCCTCATCAGGATACAGATCGCATGTAATGATGATAATAACCAGGGACGACGTGAGATGCTTCTACCCCAACTTCGAAACCGATCCCAAGTTCGCAGAGGCGTTCCTGAGGCTGGTGCCGGCATACGTGAAGGCACACTTCCTGACCTTCGGCTTCGACGGCCTTTACCTGAGGTATGCCGGCAGCATCGGCCTCTGCGCTGATGTCGGTCATGGCACCAACGGAAGATTGTGA
- a CDS encoding DUF302 domain-containing protein, with the protein METVDLESRFSFEETVSNLRNAIRKRNLTEFAIFDHRLNAEKAGLKMNSCTVFVFGNPAIGTYIMQEDPAVGLDLPSKILVYEKGDAVHVRFRKIDDTFNEERSREAARKLNFVVESMAREIAGLQP; encoded by the coding sequence ATGGAAACCGTAGATCTTGAAAGCAGATTTTCCTTCGAGGAGACCGTTTCCAATCTCAGGAATGCCATCAGGAAAAGGAATCTTACGGAATTCGCGATCTTCGATCACCGATTGAACGCGGAGAAGGCCGGCCTGAAGATGAACAGCTGCACGGTATTCGTTTTCGGAAATCCCGCCATAGGTACGTACATCATGCAGGAGGATCCGGCAGTCGGACTTGATCTGCCATCGAAGATCCTGGTGTACGAGAAGGGCGATGCGGTTCACGTGAGGTTCCGGAAGATCGATGATACATTCAATGAAGAAAGATCCAGGGAAGCTGCTAGGAAGCTGAACTTCGTGGTTGAGTCCATGGCCAGGGAGATCGCCGGCCTCCAGCCCTGA
- a CDS encoding diaminopimelate decarboxylase, which translates to MGIYDIFDDESARSISGMSIDEMAKKYGTPVIIYSRARIVSNIRRIREAYENRVRMLYSVKANDNPRIIEIMHQESIGSDSASPMEIMMSIFSGIPPEDILYSPNNASEYDLNFALDRGIAINFNTFTQYRKMREKPERISFRINPGFGMGEFAGTTTGGARTKFGIDPDAAILAYRKAREDGIREFGIHMMIGSNNRDHVKIAEAYSNFFRIADRIGREAGVSFQFADVGGGLGIPYVQGENELDIAALGSAVLKEFDRYHFGDLVLEPGRYLVGDAGIIVGTVNDVHNGFAGTDIGMNLNIRPALYGARHTIIPVGERVEGEKITVTGQICENTDRIGDTAWRLSEGDRIMVLDAGAYVYSMSSRYNGRPRPPEIMIMEDGKDVMIRRREDFSDFIATVV; encoded by the coding sequence ATGGGTATTTACGACATTTTTGATGATGAATCGGCCAGGAGCATATCCGGAATGTCCATAGATGAGATGGCGAAGAAGTACGGCACTCCGGTGATCATCTATTCACGGGCAAGGATCGTCTCAAATATCAGACGTATCAGGGAGGCCTATGAGAACCGTGTAAGGATGCTCTACTCCGTCAAGGCCAACGACAACCCTAGGATCATAGAGATCATGCATCAGGAAAGCATCGGATCAGATTCAGCGAGCCCGATGGAGATCATGATGTCCATTTTCTCTGGAATACCGCCGGAGGACATACTCTACTCCCCGAACAATGCCTCCGAGTACGATCTCAACTTCGCGCTTGATCGCGGGATAGCCATAAACTTCAACACTTTCACACAGTACAGGAAGATGAGGGAAAAGCCCGAGAGGATATCCTTCAGGATCAACCCGGGTTTTGGCATGGGCGAATTCGCAGGTACCACCACCGGGGGTGCCAGGACAAAGTTCGGGATAGACCCGGATGCCGCCATCCTGGCCTACAGAAAGGCCAGGGAGGACGGGATCAGGGAGTTCGGTATACACATGATGATCGGATCGAACAACAGGGATCATGTCAAGATCGCTGAAGCGTATTCGAATTTCTTCCGCATTGCAGACAGGATCGGGAGGGAAGCGGGCGTGAGTTTTCAATTCGCGGATGTTGGGGGTGGCCTGGGCATTCCGTATGTCCAGGGCGAAAACGAACTGGACATTGCGGCACTGGGGTCAGCCGTGTTGAAAGAATTTGATCGATACCATTTCGGCGATCTCGTCCTCGAACCGGGACGCTATCTGGTTGGCGATGCCGGCATCATCGTCGGCACAGTCAACGATGTGCACAACGGCTTCGCGGGCACAGACATCGGCATGAACCTCAACATAAGGCCGGCCCTGTACGGCGCCAGGCACACGATAATCCCGGTCGGAGAGAGGGTTGAGGGCGAGAAGATCACCGTCACCGGGCAGATATGCGAGAACACGGACAGGATCGGCGATACGGCATGGAGGTTGAGTGAGGGCGATCGCATAATGGTGCTCGATGCCGGCGCCTACGTTTACTCGATGAGCTCCAGGTACAACGGCAGGCCGAGGCCGCCCGAGATCATGATCATGGAGGACGGGAAGGACGTGATGATCAGGCGGAGGGAGGATTTCTCGGATTTCATCGCAACCGTCGTCTGA
- the carB gene encoding carbamoyl-phosphate synthase (glutamine-hydrolyzing) large subunit — protein MPRRDDIHRILVIGSGPVVIGQAAEFDYSGSQACLSLREEGYYVVLLNSNPATIQTDHRIADRVYIEPITVEAVERIIEKEKIDAIEPHMGGQTALNLAVKLKNSGILQRYGIKIIGTPVESIELAEDREKFYEFLKAMGEPQPARYRIRRDHIDEDVASIPDIPVIVRTSFSLGGTGGSIVQNRQDLLAMAENLFRASDIDYLEVNESLEGMKEIEYEVIRDSFGNCITVCNMENLDPMGVHTGESIVVTPSQTLSDIEYQMLRDSAIRIISGLGIEGACNIQFALSEGRYYVIEVNPRTSRSSALASKATGYPIARIAAKIAAGYGLHEIKNPITKSTFAAYEPSLDYVTVKIPRWPFDKFSVDRTIGVQMKSIGEVMGIGRTFEEALMKAIASLDNAFSSNIRLHVPDDELWRLIGKPNDRRIFAIFEGLFRNFDVKRMSRLSGYDEYFIEKMRNIVEALRNMDMGRIPENLLRIKRIGIPDEIISAFCGVPADTITKYRIDRNIMPVYKRIDTCSGEFEVAVPYMYSTYEDEDETPDLSGSIMIIGSGPNRIAQGLEFDYGSVKAILALRDMGYRSIMLNSNPETVSTDFDISDALFFEPVTPEYVVNVIRRSGCAGLIVQFSGQTGQNMARRIEEILGKHIVLGTSTESIDRIEDRTVFSRVIEGLGIKQPPFAIAENENDTVRKAMGLGLPIILRSSHVIGGRSMEIIYDVDYLADRAREIFAISKNVLVSKYLENAVEMDVDFVSDGTSYSICGIIVHIEEAGVHSGDATMVYGPGIVPVDIEKKIEGIVGSMVREFRLIGLSNLQIAVRDGDVYVIELNARSSRSVPFISKATGIDWVRLAVECMIGSRIENKRMEAKSYFLKVSVFPFSKFSDMDVVYGPEMKSTGEAMYPGRTLAEALRKSLQRSISSVLITVRDEDKPRIVDIARILLEKGVKLYATAGTSKFLADHGIPTETLYRVRDRREPRILDMISSGSIDMVINTTEMTAGAVRDGFKIRRICIMRGIPLIMNINLARAYAEALGQVEVDYREIGDYLQVS, from the coding sequence ATGCCGCGAAGGGATGACATACACAGGATACTCGTTATCGGATCAGGGCCGGTCGTGATAGGCCAGGCCGCCGAGTTCGATTATTCCGGGTCGCAGGCATGTCTATCGTTACGCGAGGAAGGGTACTATGTGGTGCTCCTTAACTCAAATCCTGCCACGATACAGACGGATCACAGGATAGCGGACCGCGTATATATCGAACCGATAACAGTGGAGGCTGTGGAACGCATAATTGAGAAGGAGAAGATAGATGCCATAGAACCGCACATGGGCGGGCAGACTGCCCTTAACCTTGCCGTGAAGCTCAAGAACAGCGGAATATTGCAGCGATACGGAATAAAGATAATAGGTACGCCGGTGGAATCCATCGAGCTGGCCGAAGACCGTGAAAAATTTTACGAATTCTTGAAGGCAATGGGCGAGCCGCAGCCCGCGAGGTACAGGATAAGGAGGGATCATATCGATGAGGACGTCGCTTCAATTCCGGATATTCCGGTGATAGTCCGGACTTCGTTTTCCCTCGGTGGAACCGGCGGCAGCATCGTGCAGAACAGGCAGGACCTGCTGGCAATGGCGGAGAACCTCTTCCGGGCATCGGACATAGATTACCTGGAGGTGAATGAATCGCTGGAGGGCATGAAGGAGATCGAGTACGAGGTCATACGGGATTCCTTTGGGAACTGCATAACAGTGTGCAACATGGAGAACCTCGATCCCATGGGCGTGCACACGGGCGAGAGCATCGTCGTCACTCCGTCCCAGACGCTGAGCGACATCGAGTACCAGATGCTCCGCGATTCAGCCATACGCATCATATCCGGCCTGGGGATAGAGGGCGCCTGCAACATACAGTTCGCGCTGTCAGAGGGCAGGTACTACGTGATAGAGGTAAATCCGAGGACCTCGAGGTCGTCCGCGCTGGCCTCCAAGGCAACCGGTTATCCGATAGCGAGGATAGCGGCGAAGATAGCGGCAGGATACGGCCTGCACGAGATAAAGAACCCAATAACGAAGAGCACGTTCGCGGCCTACGAGCCGTCCCTTGATTACGTTACTGTGAAGATACCGAGGTGGCCCTTCGACAAGTTTTCCGTTGACCGCACCATCGGCGTCCAGATGAAATCCATAGGCGAGGTCATGGGCATAGGTCGCACGTTCGAGGAGGCGCTGATGAAGGCCATAGCCAGCCTTGACAACGCGTTCTCTTCGAACATAAGGTTGCACGTTCCTGACGATGAACTCTGGCGGCTCATAGGGAAGCCCAACGACCGCAGGATCTTCGCCATCTTTGAGGGCCTGTTCCGCAACTTCGACGTGAAGCGCATGTCCAGGCTTTCCGGTTATGACGAATACTTCATAGAGAAGATGCGCAACATCGTTGAGGCCCTTCGAAACATGGACATGGGCCGCATTCCGGAGAATCTCCTGAGGATCAAGAGGATCGGGATACCTGACGAGATCATTTCCGCGTTCTGCGGTGTGCCTGCCGATACGATCACGAAGTACAGGATCGACAGGAACATCATGCCGGTCTACAAGCGCATCGACACATGCTCCGGGGAATTCGAGGTCGCCGTCCCGTACATGTATTCGACCTATGAGGATGAGGACGAAACGCCAGACCTGTCCGGTTCCATAATGATCATAGGCTCTGGCCCGAACAGGATAGCGCAGGGCCTGGAGTTCGACTACGGTTCCGTGAAGGCGATTCTTGCCCTCAGGGACATGGGCTACAGGAGCATCATGCTGAATTCCAATCCGGAGACGGTTTCGACGGACTTCGACATATCCGATGCGCTGTTCTTCGAACCGGTGACCCCGGAGTACGTCGTGAACGTCATACGCAGATCCGGATGCGCGGGACTCATAGTCCAGTTCTCCGGGCAGACCGGGCAGAACATGGCCAGGAGGATAGAGGAGATACTGGGCAAACATATCGTATTGGGAACGTCGACGGAGAGCATAGACCGCATCGAGGATCGCACGGTCTTCTCAAGGGTAATAGAGGGCCTCGGCATAAAGCAGCCGCCCTTCGCCATCGCGGAGAACGAGAACGATACGGTGAGGAAGGCGATGGGCCTTGGCCTTCCCATAATCCTGCGTTCAAGCCACGTGATAGGCGGACGTTCCATGGAGATCATATACGATGTGGATTACCTGGCAGACAGGGCCAGGGAGATCTTCGCCATATCGAAGAACGTGCTTGTGAGCAAGTACCTGGAAAATGCCGTCGAGATGGACGTGGACTTCGTATCAGACGGCACCTCGTATAGCATATGCGGGATCATCGTGCATATAGAGGAGGCCGGCGTGCACTCTGGTGACGCAACCATGGTCTACGGCCCCGGCATAGTGCCCGTGGATATAGAGAAGAAGATCGAGGGCATCGTCGGCAGCATGGTCAGGGAGTTCAGGCTCATCGGACTATCGAATCTCCAGATCGCCGTGCGCGACGGGGACGTCTACGTTATCGAACTAAACGCCAGGTCCAGCAGATCCGTGCCCTTCATATCCAAGGCGACTGGCATTGACTGGGTCCGCCTTGCCGTCGAGTGCATGATCGGTTCACGCATCGAAAATAAGCGTATGGAGGCGAAGAGCTACTTCCTGAAGGTATCCGTCTTTCCGTTCTCAAAGTTCTCCGACATGGACGTGGTATATGGCCCGGAGATGAAGTCGACCGGAGAGGCAATGTATCCGGGCCGAACGCTGGCCGAAGCGCTGAGAAAGAGCCTTCAGCGCAGCATATCATCCGTGCTCATAACGGTAAGGGACGAGGACAAGCCCAGGATTGTGGACATAGCGAGGATCCTGCTGGAGAAGGGCGTAAAGCTGTATGCCACGGCCGGAACCTCTAAGTTTCTCGCGGATCACGGCATACCCACTGAGACGCTCTACCGGGTCAGGGACAGGAGGGAACCGCGCATCCTGGACATGATCTCGTCAGGATCTATAGACATGGTGATAAACACGACAGAGATGACCGCCGGTGCCGTCAGGGACGGTTTCAAGATAAGACGGATCTGCATAATGCGGGGCATACCGCTAATAATGAACATAAATTTGGCAAGGGCCTACGCGGAGGCGCTTGGACAGGTTGAGGTGGATTACCGCGAGATCGGCGATTACCTGCAGGTGTCATGA